In a genomic window of Enterobacter asburiae:
- a CDS encoding YggT family protein, protein MKTLTFLLSTVIELYTMALLLRVWMQWARCDFYNPFSQFVVKITQPVVGPLRRIIPAMGPIDSASLLVAFILSVIKAIVLFMVITFQPIIWIAAVLILIKTVGLLIFWVLLVMAIMSWVSQGRSPVEYALIQLAEPLLRPIRNLLPSMGGIDFSPMILVLLLYVINMGIAELLQSTGDMLLPGLWMAL, encoded by the coding sequence ATGAAGACGTTGACTTTCCTGCTCTCAACGGTCATTGAGCTGTATACGATGGCGCTTTTGCTACGCGTCTGGATGCAGTGGGCCCGCTGTGACTTTTACAATCCGTTCTCCCAGTTTGTCGTGAAAATTACGCAACCTGTCGTCGGACCGCTGCGCCGTATTATCCCGGCAATGGGGCCCATCGATAGCGCTTCGCTGCTGGTGGCGTTTATTCTGAGCGTGATCAAAGCCATCGTGCTGTTTATGGTCATCACCTTCCAGCCGATTATCTGGATTGCCGCCGTCCTGATTCTGATCAAAACCGTCGGTCTGCTGATCTTCTGGGTGCTGTTGGTTATGGCGATCATGAGCTGGGTGAGCCAAGGCCGTAGCCCTGTAGAGTACGCCTTGATTCAGCTGGCCGAGCCGCTGCTGCGTCCGATCCGCAACCTGCTTCCGTCTATGGGCGGCATCGACTTCTCCCCGATGATTCTGGTTCTGCTGCTCTATGTGATCAACATGGGGATCGCCGAGCTGCTTCAGTCTACGGGCGACATGCTGCTGCCGGGGCTGTGGATGGCGCTATGA
- a CDS encoding YggU family protein, with product MSAVSTCADGLVLRLYIQPKASRDSIVGLHGDELKVAITAPPVDGQANAHLTKYLAKQFRVAKSQVIIEKGELGRHKQVKILNPQSIPTEVAALTEQD from the coding sequence ATGAGTGCAGTAAGCACCTGCGCTGACGGGCTGGTTTTGCGGCTGTATATTCAGCCGAAAGCCAGCCGTGACAGTATTGTCGGGCTGCATGGCGACGAGTTAAAGGTCGCCATCACCGCCCCGCCGGTTGACGGCCAGGCGAACGCGCATCTGACCAAATATCTGGCAAAACAGTTTCGCGTCGCCAAAAGCCAGGTCATCATTGAAAAAGGTGAACTTGGGCGACATAAACAGGTAAAAATCCTTAATCCGCAATCTATTCCGACGGAAGTCGCGGCTCTGACAGAACAGGACTAA
- a CDS encoding XTP/dITP diphosphatase, with amino-acid sequence MQKVVLATGNAGKVRELASLLNDFGLDVVAQTELGVESAEETGLTFIENAILKARHAAQVTGLPAIADDSGLAVDFLGGAPGIYSARYSGVDATDQQNLEKLLVALKDVPDEQRTAQFHCVLVYMRHAEDPTPIVCHGSWPGVITREAAGNGGFGYDPIFFVPTEGKTAAELTREEKSAISHRGRALKLLLEALRNG; translated from the coding sequence ATGCAGAAAGTTGTTCTCGCGACCGGTAATGCCGGTAAAGTGCGCGAGCTGGCCTCGCTATTAAATGATTTTGGGCTGGACGTAGTGGCTCAGACCGAGCTGGGCGTGGAGTCCGCCGAAGAGACGGGGCTGACGTTTATCGAAAACGCGATCCTGAAAGCGCGCCATGCCGCGCAGGTCACCGGCCTGCCCGCGATTGCCGACGACTCCGGTCTGGCCGTGGATTTCCTCGGCGGCGCGCCGGGAATTTACTCCGCACGCTATTCCGGCGTGGACGCCACCGACCAGCAGAATCTGGAAAAGCTGCTTGTCGCCCTGAAAGACGTACCGGACGAACAGCGCACCGCGCAGTTCCACTGCGTACTGGTCTATATGCGCCACGCGGAAGACCCGACGCCTATTGTCTGCCACGGCAGCTGGCCGGGCGTGATTACCCGTGAAGCGGCTGGCAACGGCGGCTTTGGCTACGACCCGATTTTCTTTGTCCCGACCGAGGGAAAAACCGCCGCGGAACTGACCCGCGAAGAGAAAAGCGCGATATCCCACCGTGGACGCGCGCTGAAACTGTTACTGGAAGCACTGCGTAATGGCTAA
- the hemW gene encoding radical SAM family heme chaperone HemW produces the protein MANLPPLSLYIHIPWCVQKCPYCDFNSHALKGEVPHDDYVAHLLADLDADVPYAQGREVKTIFIGGGTPSLLSGPAMQTLLDGVRARLNLAADAEITMEANPGTVEADRFVDYQRAGVNRISIGVQSFSEPKLKRLGRIHGPEEAKRAANLATGLNLRSFNLDLMHGLPDQSLEEALDDLRQAIELNPPHLSWYQLTIEPNTLFGSRPPVLPDDDALWDIFEQGHRLLTAAGYQQYETSAYAKPGYQCQHNLNYWRFGDYLGIGCGAHGKVTFPDGRILRTAKTRHPRGYMEGRYLERQHDVEAADKPFEFFMNRFRLLEAAPRAEFALYTGLPESVIRPQIDEALAQGYLTESEEYWQITEHGKLFLNSLLELFLTEDS, from the coding sequence ATGGCTAATTTGCCGCCTCTGAGTCTTTATATTCACATCCCGTGGTGCGTGCAGAAATGCCCGTACTGCGATTTCAACTCGCACGCGCTGAAGGGCGAAGTGCCGCACGATGATTACGTTGCGCATCTGCTGGCCGATCTGGACGCCGATGTACCTTACGCACAGGGACGTGAAGTTAAGACCATTTTCATTGGTGGCGGTACGCCGAGCCTGCTGTCAGGCCCGGCGATGCAGACGCTGCTGGACGGCGTGCGTGCGCGCCTGAACCTGGCGGCGGATGCGGAAATTACGATGGAAGCCAACCCCGGCACCGTTGAAGCCGACCGTTTTGTCGACTATCAGCGTGCGGGCGTGAACCGCATCTCCATCGGCGTGCAGAGCTTTAGCGAACCAAAGCTAAAACGTCTGGGGCGCATTCACGGCCCGGAAGAGGCCAAGCGCGCGGCAAACCTGGCGACCGGGCTTAATCTTCGAAGTTTTAACCTCGATTTGATGCATGGCCTGCCGGATCAGTCGCTGGAAGAGGCGCTGGACGATCTGCGCCAGGCAATTGAACTGAACCCGCCGCATCTGTCGTGGTACCAGCTCACCATCGAGCCTAACACCCTGTTTGGCTCGCGCCCGCCGGTGCTGCCGGACGACGACGCGCTGTGGGATATCTTCGAGCAGGGTCACAGGCTTCTGACCGCTGCGGGCTATCAGCAGTACGAAACGTCTGCGTACGCGAAGCCGGGCTACCAGTGCCAGCACAACCTGAACTACTGGCGCTTCGGCGACTATCTGGGGATTGGCTGCGGCGCGCACGGCAAGGTGACCTTCCCGGACGGACGTATTCTGCGCACGGCTAAAACCCGCCACCCGCGCGGGTATATGGAAGGCCGCTACCTGGAGCGTCAGCACGACGTCGAAGCGGCGGATAAGCCGTTTGAGTTCTTTATGAACCGCTTCCGCCTGCTGGAAGCCGCCCCGCGCGCGGAGTTTGCGCTGTACACCGGGCTACCGGAGTCGGTGATCCGCCCGCAGATCGACGAGGCGCTGGCGCAGGGGTATCTCACCGAGAGCGAGGAATACTGGCAGATCACCGAACACGGCAAACTGTTCTTAAACTCCCTTCTTGAGCTGTTCCTCACCGAAGATTCCTGA
- a CDS encoding endonuclease domain-containing protein, protein MEKSKQLRKQMTPEELRLWYLLRGRRFFGYKFRRQMPIGTYIVDFACFKAKLIVELDGGQHQGEEDYDSRRTAFLNTNGWEVVRFWNNEFRANEEVVLMAILQRLQCLMPSP, encoded by the coding sequence ATGGAAAAATCAAAACAACTCCGCAAACAAATGACGCCCGAAGAATTACGCCTCTGGTATTTGCTCAGAGGTCGTCGTTTCTTTGGGTATAAGTTTCGCCGTCAGATGCCGATCGGAACCTATATCGTCGATTTTGCCTGCTTTAAGGCGAAACTGATCGTTGAGCTGGATGGAGGACAACATCAGGGTGAAGAGGACTATGATTCACGTCGTACCGCGTTTTTGAATACGAACGGATGGGAAGTCGTACGGTTCTGGAATAATGAATTCAGGGCTAATGAGGAGGTGGTGTTGATGGCTATTCTGCAACGACTGCAATGCCTGATGCCCTCACCCTAA
- a CDS encoding DUF2884 domain-containing protein, whose amino-acid sequence MRKTLLAVALMATGFTAHADYQCSVTPRDDVVLSPQTVQVKGENGNLVITPEGNVTFNGKQYTLTAAQREQAKDYQADLRTALPWINEGALTRVEKSRVALDKIITKEVGESSNMRTRLTKLDKQLKEQMNRIIETRTDGLTFHYKAIDQVRADGQQLVNQAMGGILQDSINEMGAKAVLKGGGNPLQGVLGSLGGLQTSIQNEWKNQENDFQQFGKDVCKRVVSLEDSRKALVGTLK is encoded by the coding sequence ATGCGCAAAACGTTGCTGGCTGTTGCTTTGATGGCAACCGGATTCACCGCCCATGCGGATTATCAATGTAGCGTCACCCCGCGTGATGACGTGGTGTTAAGCCCGCAAACCGTGCAGGTCAAAGGCGAAAACGGCAATCTGGTGATTACGCCGGAAGGGAACGTCACCTTTAACGGCAAACAGTACACCCTGACTGCCGCACAGCGCGAGCAGGCGAAAGACTACCAGGCCGATTTGCGTACCGCGCTGCCGTGGATTAATGAAGGCGCGCTGACGCGCGTTGAGAAAAGCCGCGTCGCGCTGGATAAAATCATCACCAAAGAGGTGGGGGAGAGCAGCAACATGCGCACCCGCCTGACGAAGCTCGATAAGCAGCTTAAAGAGCAGATGAACCGCATTATCGAGACGCGCACCGACGGTCTGACGTTCCACTACAAGGCGATCGATCAGGTCCGTGCTGACGGGCAGCAGCTGGTGAATCAGGCCATGGGCGGCATCCTGCAGGACAGCATCAATGAGATGGGGGCGAAAGCCGTGCTGAAAGGCGGCGGTAACCCGCTGCAGGGCGTGCTGGGCAGCCTGGGCGGCTTGCAGACCTCGATTCAGAACGAGTGGAAGAACCAGGAAAATGATTTCCAGCAGTTCGGCAAAGACGTGTGTAAACGTGTGGTGTCGCTGGAAGACAGCCGGAAGGCGCTGGTGGGGACGCTTAAGTAA
- a CDS encoding DUF469 domain-containing protein: MAKNRSRRLRKKMHIEEFQEVGFSVAWRFPEGTSVEQIDQDVDAFINEVIEPNKLAFDGSGYLAWEGLICTQEVGKCTEEHQVLVRKWLEDHKLEDVRVSELFDVWWD, translated from the coding sequence ATGGCAAAGAATCGTAGCCGTCGTCTGCGTAAAAAGATGCACATCGAAGAATTCCAGGAAGTGGGCTTCTCCGTTGCGTGGCGTTTCCCGGAAGGCACCAGCGTTGAGCAGATCGATCAGGACGTGGATGCGTTCATCAACGAGGTGATCGAGCCAAACAAACTGGCCTTCGACGGTAGCGGCTATCTGGCCTGGGAAGGTCTGATCTGCACCCAGGAAGTGGGTAAATGCACCGAAGAACATCAGGTGCTGGTACGTAAATGGCTTGAGGACCACAAGCTGGAAGATGTTCGCGTCAGCGAACTTTTCGACGTTTGGTGGGACTAA
- the trmB gene encoding tRNA (guanosine(46)-N7)-methyltransferase TrmB, translating into MKNDVISPEFDENGRPLRRIRSFVRRQGRLTKGQQHALDNYWPVMGVEFSEQPLDFAELFGRDAPVTLEIGFGMGASLVAMAKARPEQNFLGIEVHSPGVGACLATAHEEGVENLRVMCHDAVEVLHKMIPDNSLTMVQLFFPDPWHKARHNKRRIVQAPFAELVKSKLKLGGVFHMATDWEPYAEHMLEVMSSLDGYKNQSASSDYVPRPDSRPVTKFEQRGHRLGHGVWDLMFERVK; encoded by the coding sequence ATGAAAAACGACGTCATTTCACCGGAATTTGATGAAAACGGTCGCCCGCTGCGCCGTATTCGCAGCTTTGTCCGCCGTCAGGGCCGCCTGACAAAAGGTCAGCAACACGCGCTGGACAACTACTGGCCGGTGATGGGCGTTGAGTTCAGCGAGCAGCCTCTGGACTTTGCCGAGCTGTTTGGTCGCGACGCGCCCGTCACGCTGGAGATCGGCTTTGGGATGGGCGCCTCGCTGGTGGCCATGGCGAAGGCGCGTCCTGAGCAGAACTTCCTCGGTATTGAGGTGCACTCCCCGGGCGTGGGCGCCTGTCTCGCAACCGCCCATGAAGAGGGCGTTGAGAACCTGCGCGTCATGTGTCACGACGCGGTGGAAGTGCTGCATAAAATGATTCCTGACAATTCTTTAACCATGGTTCAGCTCTTTTTCCCTGACCCGTGGCACAAAGCACGTCATAATAAACGCCGTATCGTTCAGGCACCGTTTGCCGAGCTGGTAAAAAGCAAGCTCAAACTGGGCGGCGTCTTCCATATGGCGACCGACTGGGAACCTTATGCGGAACATATGCTGGAAGTGATGTCATCGCTGGATGGGTATAAAAACCAGTCTGCGAGCAGCGACTATGTACCGCGTCCGGACTCGCGTCCGGTAACGAAATTTGAACAGCGTGGCCATCGTCTTGGTCACGGTGTATGGGACTTAATGTTCGAGAGGGTGAAATAA
- the mutY gene encoding A/G-specific adenine glycosylase, whose product MTMQASQFSAQVLDWYDKYGRKTLPWQIEKTPYKVWLSEVMLQQTQVATVIPYFERFMARFPTVTDLANAPLDEVLHLWTGLGYYARARNLHKAAQQVATRHNGKFPETFDEVADLPGVGRSTAGAILSLSLGKHFPILDGNVKRVLARCYAVDGWPGKKDVEKRLWEISETVTPANGVERFNQAMMDLGAMVCTRSKPKCELCPVNNLCVAYANHSWAQYPGKKPKQTLPERTGYMLLMQHGDDVFLAQRPPSGLWGGLYCFPQFENEDLLREWLQKRRIAADNLTQLTAFRHTFSHFHLDIVPMWLPVSSFTSCMDEGTALWYNLAQPPSVGLAAPVERLLQQLRAGAMV is encoded by the coding sequence ATGACCATGCAAGCCTCTCAATTTTCAGCCCAGGTGCTGGACTGGTACGACAAATACGGGCGTAAAACCCTGCCCTGGCAAATTGAAAAAACGCCGTACAAAGTATGGCTCTCCGAGGTGATGTTGCAACAAACGCAGGTCGCCACAGTGATCCCTTACTTCGAGCGTTTTATGGCGCGCTTCCCGACGGTGACCGATCTGGCCAACGCCCCGCTGGACGAGGTGCTGCACCTGTGGACCGGTCTTGGCTACTACGCCCGGGCGCGTAACCTGCACAAGGCCGCACAGCAGGTCGCGACGCGCCACAACGGCAAATTCCCGGAAACCTTCGACGAGGTGGCGGACTTACCCGGCGTCGGGCGTTCAACCGCGGGCGCCATTCTCTCCCTGTCTTTAGGCAAGCATTTCCCGATCCTCGACGGCAACGTGAAGCGCGTGCTGGCCCGCTGTTATGCCGTCGACGGCTGGCCGGGTAAGAAGGACGTTGAGAAACGTCTTTGGGAAATAAGTGAAACGGTCACCCCGGCCAACGGCGTCGAGCGTTTCAACCAGGCGATGATGGATCTCGGCGCAATGGTCTGCACGCGTTCAAAACCTAAGTGTGAACTCTGCCCGGTAAACAACCTCTGCGTGGCCTACGCCAACCATTCATGGGCGCAGTATCCAGGTAAGAAACCCAAACAGACTCTGCCGGAGCGCACGGGCTATATGCTGCTGATGCAGCACGGCGACGACGTGTTCCTTGCCCAGCGTCCGCCGAGCGGTCTGTGGGGTGGTCTATACTGCTTCCCACAGTTTGAAAATGAAGACTTGCTGCGTGAGTGGCTTCAAAAGCGCAGGATTGCTGCCGATAACCTGACGCAGCTGACCGCGTTTCGCCATACCTTCAGCCATTTCCATCTGGATATTGTCCCGATGTGGCTTCCCGTGTCCTCATTCACCTCGTGCATGGATGAAGGCACCGCTCTCTGGTATAACTTAGCGCAACCGCCATCAGTCGGGCTGGCGGCTCCCGTAGAGCGCCTGTTACAGCAATTACGTGCCGGTGCAATGGTTTAG
- a CDS encoding oxidative damage protection protein yields MARTIFCTFLQRDAEGLDFQLYPGDLGKRIYNEISKEAWGQWQKKQTMLINEKKLSMMNPEHRKLLEQEMVSFLFEGKDVHIEGYTPPEK; encoded by the coding sequence ATGGCCAGAACGATTTTTTGTACTTTCCTGCAGCGCGACGCTGAAGGCCTGGATTTCCAGCTTTATCCGGGGGATCTGGGCAAGCGCATCTATAACGAGATCTCCAAAGAAGCCTGGGGACAGTGGCAGAAAAAGCAGACCATGCTGATCAACGAGAAAAAGCTCAGCATGATGAACCCGGAGCACCGCAAGCTGCTGGAGCAGGAGATGGTGAGCTTCCTGTTCGAAGGTAAAGACGTGCACATCGAAGGCTATACGCCGCCGGAAAAATAA
- the mltC gene encoding membrane-bound lytic murein transglycosylase MltC codes for MKKLLALALVAPLLVSCSSKKGDDYNEAWVKDTNGFDILMGQFAHNIENIWGFNEVLIAGPKDYVKYTDAYLTRSHINFDEGTITIETIAGTDPAARLRQAIVKTLLMGDDPGSIDLYSDADDITISKEPFLYGQVVDQTGQPIRWEGRATKFADYLLQTRLKSRSNGLKIIYSITINLVPNHLDKRAHKYLGMVRQASRKYGVDESLILAIMQTESSFNPYAVSRSDALGLMQVVQHSAGKDVFRSQGKSGTPSRSYLFDPQSNIDTGTAYLAMLNNVYLGGIDNPTSRRYAVITAYNGGAGSVLRVFSNDKVQAANIINSMAPGDVYSTLTTRHPSAESRRYLYKVNTAQKNYRRR; via the coding sequence ATGAAAAAACTTTTAGCGCTAGCCCTTGTTGCGCCGTTGCTGGTCTCGTGTTCGTCCAAAAAAGGCGATGATTACAACGAAGCCTGGGTCAAGGACACCAACGGTTTTGACATTTTGATGGGGCAGTTTGCCCACAACATCGAGAATATATGGGGATTTAACGAAGTTCTTATTGCCGGACCGAAGGACTACGTTAAGTACACCGACGCCTATCTGACCCGTAGCCACATCAACTTTGATGAGGGTACGATCACCATTGAAACCATCGCAGGCACTGACCCTGCGGCACGGCTGCGTCAGGCGATCGTCAAAACCCTGTTGATGGGTGACGATCCGGGATCTATCGATCTCTACTCCGATGCCGACGACATCACCATCTCAAAAGAGCCGTTCCTGTACGGTCAGGTAGTTGACCAGACCGGACAGCCGATCCGCTGGGAAGGCCGCGCCACGAAATTTGCCGACTACCTGCTGCAGACGCGCCTGAAGAGCCGCTCTAACGGCCTGAAAATTATCTACAGCATCACCATCAACCTTGTCCCGAACCACCTCGACAAGCGTGCGCACAAGTACCTTGGCATGGTGCGTCAGGCATCGCGTAAGTACGGCGTGGATGAGTCGCTGATCCTGGCGATTATGCAGACCGAATCCTCGTTTAACCCGTACGCGGTGAGCCGTTCGGACGCGCTGGGGCTGATGCAGGTTGTGCAGCACAGCGCCGGTAAGGACGTCTTCCGCTCGCAGGGGAAATCCGGCACGCCGAGCCGCAGCTACCTGTTCGACCCGCAGAGCAACATTGATACCGGGACCGCCTACCTGGCGATGCTGAACAACGTTTACCTTGGCGGCATCGATAACCCGACGTCGCGTCGCTATGCGGTGATTACAGCCTACAACGGCGGCGCGGGCAGCGTGCTGCGCGTCTTCTCGAACGACAAAGTGCAGGCCGCAAACATCATCAACAGCATGGCACCGGGGGATGTCTACTCAACCCTCACCACTCGCCACCCGTCTGCGGAATCCCGCCGCTATCTGTATAAGGTGAATACGGCGCAGAAGAACTATCGTCGCCGCTGA
- a CDS encoding nucleoside permease yields MNLKLQLKILSFLQFCLWGSWLTTLGSYMFVTLKFDGASIGAVYSSLGIAAVFMPTLLGIVADKWLSAKWLYMLCHLVGAGTLFMAAEVTTPGAMFMVILLNSLAYMPTLGLINTISYYRLKSAGLDIVTDFPPIRIWGTIGFIMAMWGVSFAGFELSHMQLYIGAALSVLLAIFTLTLPTIPVSNQQKNQSWSTMLGLDAFALFKNKRMAIFFIFSMLLGAELQITNMFGNTFLHSFDNDPLFAGSFIVEHASVMMSISQISETLFILTIPFFLSRYGIKNVMLISIAAWMLRFGLFAYGDPSAFGTVLLVLSMIVYGCAFDFFNISGSVFVEKEVKPEIRASAQGMFLMMTNGFGCILGGVVSGKVVEMYTTNGITDWQPVWLIFAAYSLVLFFAFIALFKYKHVREPHGAQPIAH; encoded by the coding sequence ATGAACCTTAAGCTGCAGCTTAAAATATTGTCGTTTCTGCAGTTCTGCCTGTGGGGTAGCTGGCTGACTACACTCGGCTCCTATATGTTTGTGACGCTCAAGTTCGACGGTGCGTCAATCGGTGCCGTTTACAGCTCGCTGGGTATTGCGGCTGTCTTTATGCCAACGCTGCTCGGTATCGTGGCGGATAAATGGTTAAGCGCGAAGTGGCTGTACATGCTTTGCCATCTGGTGGGTGCAGGGACGCTGTTTATGGCGGCCGAAGTGACCACGCCGGGGGCGATGTTTATGGTGATCCTGCTTAACTCGCTGGCCTATATGCCAACGCTTGGGCTTATCAACACCATCTCCTACTACCGCCTGAAATCTGCCGGCCTGGATATCGTCACCGATTTCCCGCCTATCCGCATCTGGGGCACCATCGGCTTTATCATGGCGATGTGGGGCGTGAGCTTCGCGGGCTTTGAACTGAGCCATATGCAGCTCTACATCGGTGCAGCGCTCTCCGTGCTGCTGGCGATCTTCACCCTGACGCTGCCAACCATTCCGGTTTCTAACCAGCAAAAAAACCAGAGCTGGAGCACCATGCTCGGCCTGGACGCGTTCGCGCTGTTCAAAAACAAACGCATGGCGATCTTCTTTATCTTCTCCATGCTGCTGGGCGCAGAGCTGCAAATCACCAACATGTTCGGCAACACCTTCCTGCACAGCTTCGATAACGATCCTCTGTTTGCCGGGAGCTTTATCGTCGAGCACGCGTCGGTAATGATGTCCATCTCGCAGATCTCCGAGACGCTGTTCATCCTGACCATCCCGTTCTTCCTGAGCCGCTACGGCATCAAAAACGTCATGCTGATCAGTATCGCTGCGTGGATGCTGCGCTTCGGCCTGTTCGCCTACGGCGACCCAAGCGCGTTCGGCACCGTGCTGCTGGTACTGTCGATGATCGTTTACGGATGCGCCTTCGACTTCTTCAACATCTCCGGTTCGGTGTTTGTGGAAAAAGAGGTGAAGCCTGAAATCCGCGCCAGCGCGCAGGGCATGTTCCTGATGATGACCAACGGCTTCGGCTGTATTCTGGGCGGCGTAGTGAGCGGTAAAGTGGTGGAGATGTACACCACCAACGGCATCACCGACTGGCAGCCTGTGTGGCTGATCTTCGCCGCGTACTCGCTGGTACTGTTCTTCGCGTTCATCGCGCTGTTCAAGTACAAGCACGTACGTGAACCGCACGGTGCGCAGCCGATCGCGCATTGA
- the citG gene encoding triphosphoribosyl-dephospho-CoA synthase CitG produces MTGLLATKPRPADVPALAEAALWQELELTPKPGLVDKLNNGSHRDMDHALFVRSIAAIAPWFSRFAELGNSHADKSAGEQLRILRPMGMACEQAMYAATNGVNTHKGGIFALGLLCFAAGRVKNISADSLCCEVSNICRGLVSRELAARSGRATAGERQFQQYGLTGARGEAESGFATARRALAQWNGQSLHGLLLRLMAINQDSNLVSRGGIEGLRYVQGYARELLANGWDREALLKMDKALIERNLSPGGSADLLSVGWVLSAIK; encoded by the coding sequence ATGACTGGTTTGCTCGCGACTAAACCGCGCCCGGCTGACGTGCCCGCGCTTGCCGAAGCGGCGCTGTGGCAGGAGCTGGAGCTGACGCCCAAGCCGGGGCTGGTGGACAAGCTCAATAACGGCTCCCATCGCGATATGGACCACGCGCTGTTCGTCCGCAGCATTGCGGCGATTGCGCCGTGGTTTTCGCGCTTTGCCGAGCTGGGCAACTCGCATGCGGATAAATCTGCTGGCGAGCAGCTACGGATCCTCCGCCCGATGGGGATGGCCTGCGAGCAGGCGATGTATGCTGCGACGAACGGAGTAAACACCCACAAGGGCGGGATTTTTGCCCTGGGTTTACTTTGCTTCGCCGCCGGACGTGTGAAAAATATCTCGGCAGACAGCCTCTGCTGTGAGGTAAGTAACATCTGCCGCGGGCTGGTGTCGCGGGAGCTGGCCGCGCGCAGCGGACGGGCGACGGCGGGAGAGCGGCAGTTTCAGCAGTACGGCTTAACCGGCGCGCGCGGTGAGGCCGAAAGCGGCTTTGCAACGGCGCGTAGGGCGCTGGCGCAGTGGAACGGACAGTCGCTTCACGGCCTGCTGTTACGCCTGATGGCGATAAATCAGGACAGCAACCTCGTTTCGCGCGGCGGCATTGAGGGGCTGCGCTACGTTCAGGGCTATGCGCGGGAACTGCTGGCAAACGGCTGGGATCGCGAGGCGTTGCTTAAGATGGATAAGGCATTGATTGAACGCAATCTGAGCCCGGGCGGCAGCGCGGATTTGCTGTCGGTGGGGTGGGTGTTGTCTGCAATAAAATAG
- the citX gene encoding citrate lyase holo-[acyl-carrier protein] synthase, with the protein MTIATPVRTGVSLDELLAAKERRAARQADWLTHYQQPVISLTLVTPGEIKDSLRYRNTMGVALQMCDQLLWENRWQVLDRQVLWLPTGPEAIWCVAHPATEIKAHCAELEQMHPLGRLWDLDVICPQHGHVGRQSLGANLRRCLICDEPAHACSRSRNHPVEQVVSRVEKMIDDWFARD; encoded by the coding sequence ATGACCATTGCGACACCCGTGCGGACGGGTGTCAGCCTGGACGAACTGCTGGCGGCAAAAGAGCGCCGCGCAGCCCGTCAGGCTGACTGGCTCACGCACTATCAACAGCCGGTGATTTCCCTCACGCTGGTCACGCCAGGGGAAATCAAAGACAGCCTGCGCTATCGCAATACCATGGGCGTGGCGCTGCAGATGTGCGACCAGCTGCTGTGGGAGAACCGCTGGCAGGTGCTGGACCGCCAGGTGCTGTGGCTCCCGACCGGGCCTGAGGCCATCTGGTGCGTGGCCCATCCGGCGACGGAAATCAAAGCGCACTGTGCGGAGCTGGAGCAGATGCACCCGCTCGGCAGGCTGTGGGATCTGGACGTGATCTGTCCTCAGCACGGCCACGTCGGGCGTCAGTCGCTGGGGGCAAATCTCAGGCGCTGCCTCATCTGCGACGAGCCCGCCCACGCCTGCTCTCGTTCGCGCAATCACCCCGTTGAGCAGGTGGTTTCCCGCGTGGAGAAGATGATAGATGACTGGTTTGCTCGCGACTAA